The following proteins are co-located in the Argopecten irradians isolate NY chromosome 9, Ai_NY, whole genome shotgun sequence genome:
- the LOC138330606 gene encoding uncharacterized protein: protein MGFSQSGLYWKKRIWFIGGRSLLLCAITIYPEKIVTNHSAVQSLTSAPANLDDHSRNYLPCLFDFPIHRRHYEVKKPETTLSDIIEATILDGHTQLDDLLDILTEGVPPLETTTQPHCMTTTTRPHCENTTTRPHCENATTPPHCENATTRPHCETATTRPHCETATTPPHCETRHYPSPLRYRHYPSPLRYRHYPSPLRYATTRPHCETATTRPHCDTATTRPHCEAPPLPVPTARPPLPVPTARPPLPVPTARPPLPVPTARPPLPVPTARPPLPVPTARPPLPVPTARPPLPHPPPPTATNPSPCEPPLPVPTAIPPLPVPTAIPPLPVPTAIPPLPVPTAIPPLPVPTAIPPLTRPHCAIPAHSPVPHCETTTSRPHCGGPPATSPHCEATTTPSPLRDH, encoded by the coding sequence AAAATAGTCACCAATCACTCAGCTGTCCAAAGTTTGACATCTGCACCAGCTAACCTTGACGATCACTCAAGAAACTACTTGCCATGTCTTTTTGACTTTCCCATTCACCGACGCCATTATGAGGTTAAGAAACCCGAAACAACCTTGTCCGATATCATTGAAGCCACCATTCTTGATGGACACACTCAACTTGATGACCTGCTAGATATCCTGACTGAGGGAGTTCCACCACTAGAGACCACTACCCAACCCCACTGCATGACCACCACTACCCGTCCCCACTGCGAGAACACCACTACCCGTCCCCACTGCGAGAACGCCACTACCCCTCCCCACTGCGAGAACGCCACTACCCGTCCCCACTGCGAGACCGCCACTACCCGTCCCCACTGCGAGACCGCCACTACCCCTCCCCACTGCGAGACCCGCCACTACCCGTCCCCACTGCGATACCGCCACTACCCGTCCCCACTGCGATACCGCCACTACCCGTCCCCACTGCGATACGCCACTACCCGTCCCCACTGCGAGACCGCCACTACCCGTCCCCACTGCGATACCGCCACTACCCGTCCCCACTGCGAGGCACCACCACTTCCCGTCCCCACTGCGAGACCGCCACTTCCCGTCCCCACTGCGAGACCGCCACTTCCCGTCCCCACTGCGAGACCGCCACTACCCGTCCCCACAGCGAGACCGCCACTACCCGTCCCCACTGCGAGACCGCCACTACCCGTCCCCACTGCGAGACCGCCACTACCCGTCCCCACTGCGAGACCGCCACTACCTCACCCGCCCCCCCCCACCGCCACTAACCCGTCCCCCTGCGAACCGCCACTACCCGTCCCCACTGCGATACCGCCACTACCCGTCCCCACTGCGATACCGCCACTACCCGTCCCCACTGCGATACCGCCACTACCCGTCCCCACTGCGATACCGCCACTACCCGTCCCCACTGCGATACCGCCACTAACCCGTCCCCACTGTGCGATACCAGCCCACTCTCCCGTACCCCACTGCGAAACCACCACTTCCCGTCCCCACTGCGGAGGACCACCTGCTACCAGTCCCCACTGCGAGGCCACCACTACCCCGTCCCCACTTCGAGACCACTAA
- the LOC138330607 gene encoding uncharacterized protein — protein MFKKLHCVHGDVIQQLSSFYRYQAGAVVMERLQNLRDSPATYHPSINSYYDNQLNLIMDRVETSLDGLDTTTRERTRHQSEPLSASTRPLSRPVLSRKAVRLMEEWYYLNTEHPYPSPDVIYRLADQGRIKEEQVKKWFSNKRSRTNNTKTVSEISKRRRRLQGSPGVIYLPSYDYC, from the coding sequence ATGTTCAAGAAACTCCACTGTGTCCATGGTGATGTGATTCAGCAGCTGTCCAGCTTCTACCGATACCAGGCCGGAGCAGTGGTGATGGAGCGTCTTCAGAATCTACGTGATAGTCCCGCCACCTACCACCCATCCATCAACAGTTACTATGACAACCAGCTTAACCTCATCATGGACCGTGTGGAGACCAGTCTTGATGGACTTGACACCACAACCCGTGAGAGGACCCGCCACCAGAGTGAGCCACTGTCAGCCTCGACTCGTCCGCTGTCCAGACCCGTCCTCTCCAGGAAGGCCGTCCGTCTGATGGAAGAATGGTACTACCTCAACACCGAGCACCCCTACCCATCCCCAGATGTCATCTACCGCCTCGCCGACCAAGGACGCATCAAAGAGGAGCAGGTCAAGAAGTGGTTCAGCAACAAGAGAAGTCGTACCAACAACACCAAGACAGTCTCCGAGATCTCCAAGAGACGCCGCCGACTTCAGGGATCCCCCGGTGTGATCTATCTACCCAGCTATGACTATTGCTGA